The proteins below come from a single Chryseobacterium sp. MA9 genomic window:
- the nuoD gene encoding NADH dehydrogenase (quinone) subunit D, with the protein MKDNSLSNILNQYESKEQIDGQLYTLNLGPTHPATHGIFQNILTMDGERILHAEQTVGYIHRAFEKISERRNYSQITTLTDRMNYCSAPINNLGWHMTVEKLIGIKVPKRVDYMRVILMELARIGDHLICNGVTGMDSGAITGLTYMFIERERIYDMYEQICGARMTTNMGRIGGFERDFTPKFHELLKDFLKTFPPRFKEFCTLLERNRIFMDRTIGTGAISAERALSYGFTGPNLRAAGVDYDVRVAQPYSSYEDFDFIIPVGTSGDTYDRFMVRQQEIWESIKIIKQAYENLPEGPFHADVPDFYLPEKADVYQKMEALIYHFKIVMGETDVPKGEVYHAVEGGNGELGFYLVSDGGRSPYRLHFRRPCFIYYQAYPEMITGSVISDAIVTMCSMNIIAGELDA; encoded by the coding sequence ATGAAAGATAACTCATTATCTAATATACTAAACCAATACGAAAGTAAGGAACAGATTGACGGACAATTATATACCCTCAATTTAGGACCTACCCACCCTGCTACTCACGGGATTTTCCAGAATATCTTAACGATGGACGGAGAAAGAATTCTTCACGCTGAGCAAACGGTAGGCTATATCCACAGAGCATTTGAGAAAATTTCTGAAAGAAGAAACTACTCTCAGATCACTACCCTTACTGACCGTATGAATTACTGTTCTGCGCCTATCAACAACTTAGGTTGGCACATGACAGTAGAAAAACTGATTGGTATTAAAGTTCCAAAGCGTGTAGACTATATGCGTGTTATCTTAATGGAACTGGCAAGAATCGGTGACCACCTGATCTGTAACGGGGTAACCGGAATGGACTCAGGAGCTATTACAGGTCTTACTTATATGTTCATCGAAAGAGAACGTATCTATGATATGTATGAACAGATCTGCGGAGCAAGGATGACAACCAATATGGGAAGAATCGGAGGTTTTGAAAGAGATTTCACACCTAAGTTTCATGAGTTATTAAAAGACTTCTTAAAAACTTTCCCACCAAGATTCAAAGAATTCTGTACCTTATTGGAAAGAAACAGAATTTTCATGGACAGAACCATCGGTACAGGAGCTATTTCTGCTGAAAGAGCATTAAGCTATGGTTTCACAGGTCCAAACTTACGTGCAGCAGGAGTAGATTATGATGTAAGAGTTGCACAGCCTTATTCTTCTTATGAAGATTTCGACTTCATTATTCCTGTAGGAACTTCAGGAGATACTTACGACCGTTTCATGGTTCGTCAACAAGAAATCTGGGAATCGATAAAAATCATCAAACAAGCATACGAAAATCTTCCGGAAGGCCCATTCCATGCGGATGTTCCTGACTTCTATCTTCCTGAAAAGGCAGATGTATATCAGAAAATGGAAGCATTGATCTACCATTTCAAAATTGTAATGGGAGAAACTGATGTACCGAAAGGAGAAGTGTACCACGCTGTAGAAGGTGGAAACGGAGAATTAGGATTCTATCTTGTGAGCGACGGAGGAAGAAGCCCTTACAGACTTCACTTCAGAAGACCATGTTTCATCTACTATCAGGCATATCCTGAAATGATTACAGGTTCTGTAATTTCAGATGCCATTGTAACGATGTGTAGTATGAATATTATTGCGGGAGAATTAGACGCATAA
- a CDS encoding NADH-quinone oxidoreductase subunit C, producing the protein MTNEFVLEAITREFPESVISSSEPYEMLTIEVKKEDIKKIIHYLKDSSLEFNFLTDICGIHYPEFPEKEIGVVYHLHNMMANFRLRLKIFMSRENIEVDSLTELYAGANWMERETYDFYGIKFKGHPDLRPILNMEDLGYHPMLKEYRLEDGTRTDKDDNMFGR; encoded by the coding sequence ATGACAAACGAATTTGTATTAGAAGCAATCACAAGAGAATTTCCGGAATCTGTCATTTCCAGCTCAGAACCTTATGAAATGCTGACAATTGAGGTGAAGAAAGAAGATATTAAGAAAATCATTCACTATCTTAAAGATTCATCATTAGAATTTAATTTCCTTACGGATATCTGTGGTATTCATTACCCTGAATTCCCTGAAAAGGAAATAGGAGTTGTATACCATTTGCATAACATGATGGCCAATTTCAGATTACGTCTGAAAATATTCATGTCCAGAGAAAATATTGAAGTAGATTCTCTTACGGAGCTATATGCCGGGGCAAACTGGATGGAAAGAGAAACGTATGATTTCTATGGGATTAAATTTAAAGGACACCCGGATCTTAGACCTATTTTGAATATGGAAGATCTTGGATACCACCCCATGTTGAAAGAATATCGCCTTGAAGACGGTACCAGAACCGATAAGGACGATAATATGTTCGGAAGATAA
- a CDS encoding NADH-quinone oxidoreductase subunit B: MSDKKPVIKTDAPAPEGYEGEGFFATKLSSVIGMARKFSLWPLPFATSCCGIEFMATLNPTYDASRFGMERNSFSPRQADMLMVCGTISKKLGPVLKEVYTQMAEPKWVVAVGACASSGGIFDSYSVLQGIDKIIPVDVYVPGCPPRPEQIIEGVMQVQALAESESIRRRDMPEYQKLLDSYNISN; the protein is encoded by the coding sequence ATGTCAGATAAAAAACCAGTAATAAAAACAGATGCACCTGCTCCCGAAGGATATGAAGGAGAAGGGTTTTTCGCAACAAAACTGAGCAGTGTAATCGGGATGGCAAGAAAGTTTTCACTTTGGCCATTACCATTTGCTACCTCTTGTTGTGGTATTGAGTTTATGGCTACCCTAAACCCAACGTATGATGCTTCAAGATTTGGTATGGAAAGAAACTCTTTCTCTCCAAGACAAGCAGATATGCTGATGGTTTGTGGAACTATATCAAAGAAATTAGGACCAGTCCTGAAAGAAGTTTATACTCAGATGGCAGAGCCGAAATGGGTAGTAGCAGTTGGAGCTTGTGCTTCCAGCGGTGGTATTTTCGATTCATATTCTGTGCTTCAGGGAATTGATAAAATTATTCCGGTAGACGTTTATGTTCCTGGATGTCCTCCAAGACCTGAACAGATCATTGAAGGCGTAATGCAGGTACAGGCTCTTGCAGAAAGCGAAAGCATCAGAAGAAGAGACATGCCTGAATATCAGAAATTATTAGATTCTTACAACATAAGCAACTAA
- a CDS encoding NADH-quinone oxidoreductase subunit A, with protein MNLPESYIPILIQAGVAVGFVAVSLLGAHFLGPQQKKGNSVKNQSWECGIPVEGNARTPFSIKYFLTAVLFVLFDIEIVFFYPYAVNFREFGMEGFLAVLTFVAIFFVAFFYVWKRGALDWDK; from the coding sequence ATGAATTTACCTGAAAGTTATATTCCAATCCTTATCCAGGCTGGTGTAGCAGTAGGATTTGTAGCTGTTTCTTTGCTTGGAGCACATTTCTTGGGGCCACAGCAGAAAAAAGGAAACTCTGTAAAAAACCAAAGCTGGGAATGCGGGATTCCTGTAGAAGGAAATGCTAGAACACCGTTTTCTATCAAGTACTTCCTGACTGCGGTATTGTTCGTACTATTCGATATTGAAATCGTATTCTTTTATCCTTACGCAGTAAACTTTAGAGAATTCGGTATGGAAGGATTCCTTGCCGTACTTACGTTCGTTGCAATCTTCTTCGTAGCGTTTTTCTATGTTTGGAAACGCGGTGCGCTGGATTGGGATAAATAA
- a CDS encoding GNAT family N-acetyltransferase — MSKVSIIEVKTAGQLKQFVKFPMDLYKNNPYYVPSFIKDEMKIWDANENPAFHYSESKQFLAVKDSKVVGRIAVIINHKEEKELDIKKVRFGWIDFIDDNEVSKALIQTAIDYAKEHNINKIEGPMGFTNLDKAGMLTMGFDKLATMIGIYNHAYYPKHLENLGLVKEKEWVEYEMNFPKVLPEKVEKFSGLIAQKYKLSVLKFKSKEEILPYVEPMFKLLDETYKHLSTYTPISDEQIKTYKEKYFPFIDKNYVICVVDENQQLVSFAITMPSYSKALQKSKGKLFPFGWWHFLQAGKKNDRANFYLIGIHPEYQRRGVTAIIFKEIFVRFTSMGINFAETNPELEENKSVQLLWQDYNPVNHKRRRTYSMEVNK; from the coding sequence ATGTCTAAGGTTTCAATTATTGAAGTAAAAACAGCCGGTCAACTCAAGCAATTCGTAAAATTTCCGATGGATCTGTACAAAAATAATCCGTACTATGTTCCATCCTTTATCAAAGACGAAATGAAAATCTGGGATGCAAATGAAAATCCGGCATTCCATTATTCCGAGTCCAAGCAATTTCTGGCCGTAAAAGACAGTAAGGTGGTGGGGAGAATTGCAGTAATTATTAACCATAAGGAAGAAAAAGAATTAGACATCAAAAAAGTACGCTTTGGCTGGATAGACTTCATCGATGACAATGAGGTTTCTAAAGCGTTGATTCAGACTGCCATTGATTATGCCAAAGAACATAACATCAATAAAATTGAAGGCCCCATGGGATTCACCAATCTTGACAAAGCAGGGATGCTGACAATGGGTTTTGATAAGCTGGCAACAATGATTGGAATTTACAATCATGCATATTATCCCAAACATCTTGAAAATCTTGGACTAGTCAAAGAAAAAGAATGGGTAGAATATGAGATGAACTTTCCGAAAGTACTTCCTGAAAAAGTAGAAAAATTCAGTGGGCTGATCGCTCAAAAATACAAACTCAGCGTTCTTAAATTCAAATCAAAGGAAGAAATTCTCCCTTATGTGGAGCCCATGTTCAAACTACTGGATGAGACCTATAAGCATCTTTCTACTTATACTCCCATTTCTGATGAACAGATCAAAACGTACAAAGAAAAGTACTTTCCATTCATCGATAAAAATTATGTGATTTGTGTAGTGGATGAAAATCAACAGCTGGTTTCTTTCGCAATTACAATGCCTTCTTATTCTAAAGCCCTGCAAAAATCAAAAGGAAAATTATTTCCTTTCGGATGGTGGCATTTCTTACAGGCCGGCAAAAAAAATGACAGAGCCAATTTTTACCTTATCGGAATTCATCCTGAATATCAAAGACGCGGCGTAACGGCTATTATCTTCAAAGAAATTTTTGTACGCTTTACCAGTATGGGAATTAATTTCGCAGAAACCAACCCTGAACTTGAAGAAAATAAAAGTGTTCAGCTCTTATGGCAGGATTATAATCCGGTAAATCACAAGAGAAGGAGAACCTATTCTATGGAAGTAAATAAATGA
- a CDS encoding zinc metallopeptidase: MVGYYIIIGISMLVSWWVSSRLKSKFEYYSNVHLRNGLSGKEVAEKMLRDNGINDVQVISVPGQLTDHYNPADKTVNLSEGVYMQRNAAAAAVAAHECGHAVQHAVGYSMLNLRSKLVPIVNISSNLMQFVLIAGIAVMAASRTIENPNGNTTVLAIGVAMFAVTTLFAFVTLPVEYDASNRAMKWLKDTGTVTAEEFVGVQDSLKWAARTYVVAALGSLAQLLYWGSLLLGGRRD; encoded by the coding sequence ATGGTGGGTTATTATATCATTATTGGTATTTCAATGTTGGTGAGCTGGTGGGTTTCGTCCAGATTGAAATCGAAATTTGAATATTATTCCAATGTACACCTTCGAAATGGCCTTTCGGGGAAAGAAGTAGCGGAAAAGATGTTGAGAGATAACGGGATAAATGATGTTCAGGTAATATCAGTACCCGGGCAGTTGACGGACCACTATAATCCGGCAGATAAAACAGTAAACCTGTCTGAAGGAGTTTATATGCAGAGAAATGCAGCGGCAGCTGCAGTAGCAGCACATGAATGCGGACACGCAGTACAGCATGCCGTAGGATACTCTATGTTGAATTTACGTTCAAAACTGGTTCCTATTGTTAATATAAGTTCCAATCTGATGCAGTTTGTCCTTATAGCGGGTATTGCGGTAATGGCAGCATCAAGAACGATTGAGAATCCGAATGGAAATACAACTGTTCTTGCCATTGGGGTGGCAATGTTTGCGGTGACAACGCTTTTTGCTTTTGTAACCCTTCCTGTGGAATATGACGCAAGTAACAGAGCGATGAAATGGCTTAAAGATACAGGAACTGTAACTGCAGAAGAATTTGTAGGAGTACAGGACAGCCTGAAATGGGCAGCAAGAACTTATGTGGTAGCAGCTTTAGGGTCTCTGGCACAGCTTCTTTACTGGGGATCATTGCTTCTTGGTGGAAGAAGAGATTAG
- a CDS encoding YigZ family protein → MTFEYKTIEKPIENTLLKEKGSKFIGFAFPVTNEKELKNALEKIREEHPKATHHCYAFRIGLNGENYRANDDGEPSGSAGLPIYNQLLANEVTNILVIVVRYYGGTKLGVSGLVKTYKESAKITLEEAQIITRELETEIEIQFNFNQQNTIFTLLSKFDAKVLNFDANENCILTASLKLAQKESISEKLSEMQYVSFEFND, encoded by the coding sequence ATGACGTTTGAATACAAAACCATAGAAAAACCCATAGAAAATACTCTTTTAAAGGAAAAAGGAAGCAAGTTTATAGGATTTGCATTCCCTGTAACCAATGAAAAAGAACTAAAGAACGCACTGGAAAAAATAAGGGAAGAACATCCGAAAGCTACCCACCACTGTTATGCCTTCAGAATAGGATTAAATGGTGAAAACTACCGTGCCAATGATGATGGTGAACCTTCTGGTAGTGCCGGATTACCTATTTACAATCAGCTGTTAGCTAACGAGGTCACCAATATTCTTGTGATTGTAGTCCGTTATTATGGAGGAACCAAACTTGGGGTTTCGGGATTGGTAAAAACCTATAAGGAATCTGCGAAGATCACATTGGAAGAAGCCCAAATCATTACCCGTGAACTGGAAACAGAGATAGAGATTCAGTTTAATTTTAATCAACAGAATACGATATTCACCCTGCTTTCAAAGTTTGATGCTAAAGTTTTGAATTTTGATGCTAACGAAAACTGTATCCTTACAGCCTCATTGAAGCTTGCACAAAAAGAAAGCATCTCGGAAAAACTCTCCGAGATGCAATATGTTTCATTTGAATTTAATGACTAA
- the ribD gene encoding bifunctional diaminohydroxyphosphoribosylaminopyrimidine deaminase/5-amino-6-(5-phosphoribosylamino)uracil reductase RibD, whose translation MNNDELYIKRCIELAKKALGKTYPNPLVGSVIVHNGQIIGEGYHHKAGENHAEINAINSVKNKDLIPESTIYVSLEPCAHFGKTPPCALKIKELGFKKVIIGAMDSHDKVNGKGKKIIQDAGIEAVSGILEQECIELNKRFFTYHEKKRPYIILKWAESGDGFLDKDFKPTAVSNTLVNQFVHQLRADEHAILVGTQTALNDNPSLTVRNAEGTNPVRILIDFDLKVPSNFNIYNNKARTLVLNAVKEGTEGSIQFIKINRNNFLSELMEALYKEQIQSVIIEGGRFTLQQFINADLWDEAIVIKNENLKLENGTKAPEFNHTAATIEDFRDNTVSFFRQK comes from the coding sequence ATGAACAACGACGAACTGTATATCAAAAGATGTATTGAGCTGGCTAAGAAAGCCCTTGGCAAAACCTACCCCAACCCTCTTGTAGGAAGTGTGATTGTACACAACGGACAGATCATTGGTGAAGGCTACCATCATAAAGCTGGGGAAAACCACGCTGAGATCAATGCCATCAATTCTGTTAAAAATAAAGATCTTATTCCGGAATCTACCATCTATGTATCCCTGGAGCCCTGTGCACACTTTGGAAAAACTCCACCTTGTGCTTTAAAGATTAAAGAATTAGGATTTAAAAAAGTGATTATCGGCGCCATGGATTCCCATGATAAAGTCAATGGTAAAGGAAAGAAAATCATTCAGGATGCAGGAATTGAAGCCGTTTCAGGAATTCTTGAACAAGAATGTATTGAACTTAATAAAAGGTTTTTCACTTACCATGAGAAGAAAAGACCTTATATTATTCTAAAATGGGCAGAATCCGGCGATGGCTTTTTGGATAAAGATTTTAAACCGACGGCTGTTTCCAATACCCTGGTGAATCAGTTTGTTCATCAGTTAAGGGCTGACGAACATGCCATTTTAGTAGGAACGCAAACCGCTTTAAATGACAATCCAAGTCTTACTGTAAGAAATGCAGAAGGAACGAACCCTGTCAGAATTCTGATCGATTTTGATTTAAAAGTTCCTTCAAATTTCAACATTTACAATAATAAAGCAAGGACATTGGTTTTAAACGCTGTAAAAGAAGGTACCGAAGGATCTATTCAATTTATTAAAATCAACAGGAATAATTTCCTGTCTGAGCTTATGGAAGCATTGTATAAAGAGCAGATACAGTCTGTCATTATTGAAGGAGGCCGTTTTACACTACAGCAGTTTATCAATGCTGATCTTTGGGATGAAGCCATTGTCATCAAAAATGAAAATCTGAAACTGGAAAATGGTACAAAAGCACCTGAATTCAATCATACAGCAGCTACAATTGAAGACTTCAGAGACAATACAGTTTCTTTCTTCAGACAAAAATAA
- a CDS encoding DUF349 domain-containing protein, protein MTTENNLSENEEKNNPNEVSQDTSENTVSHDANRHEDDAEHLEEHEEVEISLTDALKEMEKIINTPNAGENFKRFNLLKEKASHYIHDEVEDKKHEYVEAGNPAENFSYEHPSQTKYSALVNIFKEKHDSFQKGQEEEQKKNLEHRQSIIERLKNLYTSSEPGINLFKSIREIKEEWSKAGQVAKSEFKILNNNYFHHLNQFYQMLDLNKEFLEQEYSHNLEKREHIIARAKELENEPVIQKALNELQYLHKLWKEEAEPVAEEFREKTWEEFKEISNKIHERKSELSASIEKEQTVNLEKKNEIIAEIKKLSEPSETPNHNYWQNAIKRVEDLRSDFLKTGSVPRKLSNQNWNDFKTTLRGFNTTKNNYYKSLKGSQQANLEEKLKLIQTAQDNMNNEEWDIAVPLFKKLQEDWKKIGHVPKSMTNKIWDEFRDACNAFFNNYREKSNTSTDNWKENYKNKKALLDELKLVSNEEGSIERIEQIKTSWNNIGKVPRDKISINTEFNKTLREKLKINKINELELKEEGLSENQLTDKARKIKNQISDLEGEIVKLENNLSFFNKPSRENPLLRDTYNTIDEKKAHLETLKQNLHSIISGD, encoded by the coding sequence ATGACTACAGAAAACAATCTTTCTGAAAACGAAGAAAAGAACAATCCTAACGAAGTATCTCAGGACACATCAGAAAACACAGTTTCTCATGATGCAAACCGACATGAAGATGATGCAGAGCACCTGGAAGAACATGAAGAGGTAGAAATTTCCCTGACTGATGCTTTAAAGGAAATGGAAAAAATCATCAACACTCCCAACGCCGGTGAGAATTTTAAAAGATTCAACCTGCTGAAGGAAAAAGCAAGTCACTATATCCATGATGAAGTAGAGGATAAAAAGCATGAATATGTAGAAGCCGGAAATCCTGCTGAAAACTTCAGCTATGAGCATCCTTCTCAGACTAAATATTCTGCATTGGTTAATATTTTCAAGGAAAAACATGACAGCTTCCAGAAAGGACAGGAAGAAGAGCAGAAGAAAAACCTTGAGCACCGTCAAAGTATTATTGAAAGACTTAAAAATCTATATACAAGTTCTGAACCGGGAATCAATCTTTTCAAATCCATCCGTGAAATTAAAGAAGAGTGGTCAAAGGCAGGACAGGTTGCAAAATCTGAATTCAAAATTCTTAATAACAACTACTTCCACCACCTGAACCAGTTTTATCAGATGCTGGATCTGAATAAAGAATTTCTGGAACAGGAATACAGCCACAACCTTGAAAAAAGAGAACACATCATCGCTCGTGCTAAAGAACTGGAAAACGAACCGGTAATACAAAAGGCTTTAAACGAACTCCAGTATCTTCATAAGCTTTGGAAGGAAGAAGCTGAGCCTGTTGCAGAGGAATTCCGTGAAAAAACATGGGAAGAATTCAAAGAAATTTCCAACAAAATTCACGAGAGAAAATCTGAACTTTCCGCATCTATTGAAAAAGAACAGACTGTAAATCTTGAAAAGAAAAATGAGATCATTGCTGAAATCAAGAAACTTTCTGAACCCTCAGAAACTCCTAATCACAACTACTGGCAAAATGCCATCAAAAGAGTTGAAGATCTGCGTTCTGATTTCTTAAAAACCGGAAGCGTTCCAAGAAAATTATCCAACCAAAACTGGAATGATTTTAAAACAACACTGAGAGGTTTTAATACGACGAAGAATAACTATTACAAATCGTTAAAAGGTTCACAACAAGCGAATCTTGAAGAGAAATTAAAACTGATCCAGACAGCACAGGACAATATGAACAATGAAGAATGGGATATTGCAGTTCCATTATTCAAAAAACTACAGGAAGACTGGAAAAAAATAGGCCACGTTCCAAAGAGCATGACCAATAAAATCTGGGATGAGTTCCGTGATGCATGTAATGCATTCTTCAACAACTACAGAGAGAAAAGCAATACTTCCACTGATAACTGGAAAGAAAATTATAAAAACAAAAAAGCGCTTCTTGATGAATTGAAATTAGTTTCCAATGAAGAAGGAAGCATCGAAAGAATTGAGCAGATTAAAACTTCCTGGAACAACATCGGAAAAGTTCCGAGAGATAAAATTTCAATCAACACTGAATTCAACAAGACATTAAGAGAGAAATTAAAAATAAACAAAATCAATGAACTTGAACTGAAAGAAGAAGGCCTATCTGAAAACCAACTTACTGACAAAGCAAGAAAGATCAAAAACCAAATCTCTGATCTTGAAGGTGAAATTGTAAAACTGGAAAACAACCTTTCTTTCTTCAATAAACCATCAAGGGAGAATCCTCTTTTAAGAGATACTTACAACACCATTGATGAGAAAAAAGCTCATCTGGAAACATTAAAGCAGAATCTTCACAGCATCATCAGCGGAGATTAA
- a CDS encoding shikimate dehydrogenase, which produces MDSNKKLGLIGKNISYSFSKKFFENKFQKLMLKNFSYDIFDLNEINEVENLFSSPNLLGFNVTIPYKEKIINYLDELSDEAEKIGAVNCVLIQDGKKTGYNTDAYGFEKTLLLHKTPSQDKALILGNGGAAKAVKYALDKHNIPSITIARSTEINFENLDKETVAKHKIIIQCTPVGTFPNVTDCLSFPFDGLSPEHLVIDLIYNPNYTQFIINASEKGAKTVNGYYMLEQQAEKAWEIWNFQKK; this is translated from the coding sequence ATGGATTCCAATAAAAAATTAGGATTGATAGGAAAAAACATTTCCTATTCTTTTTCTAAAAAATTCTTCGAAAATAAGTTCCAAAAGCTAATGCTAAAGAACTTCTCCTATGATATTTTTGATCTGAACGAAATCAATGAAGTGGAAAACCTTTTTTCTTCTCCGAACCTTTTAGGATTCAATGTTACCATTCCCTACAAAGAAAAAATCATTAATTATCTTGATGAATTAAGCGATGAAGCAGAGAAAATAGGTGCAGTAAACTGTGTTCTTATCCAGGATGGCAAAAAAACAGGCTACAATACGGATGCTTACGGATTTGAAAAGACTCTTCTTTTGCATAAAACCCCTTCACAGGACAAAGCACTGATCTTAGGAAACGGCGGCGCTGCAAAAGCAGTAAAATATGCTTTAGATAAGCACAACATTCCTTCTATAACCATTGCCCGAAGTACGGAAATCAATTTTGAAAACCTTGATAAAGAAACCGTTGCAAAGCACAAAATAATCATTCAGTGTACACCGGTAGGGACTTTCCCGAATGTTACAGACTGTCTGAGTTTTCCTTTTGACGGGCTTTCTCCGGAGCACCTGGTCATCGATCTTATTTACAATCCCAACTATACCCAATTCATCATCAATGCCTCTGAAAAAGGAGCAAAGACTGTGAACGGATATTATATGCTTGAACAGCAAGCAGAAAAAGCTTGGGAAATTTGGAATTTTCAAAAAAAATAA
- a CDS encoding endonuclease, which produces MKRILSFFLLSLTFISGFAQAPAGYYNQPAGLTGAALKTALKTIITNGHVDHGYGGLWTGYATTDRDYFYENDGTILDIYSENPNGPDQYNFILGTNQCGSNGYSNEGDCYNREHVIPQSLFNSASPMVADIHFIRATDGKVNGMRSNYPFGIVGNTSFTSKNGSKLGTSVSAGYSGTVFEPIDAFKGDIARMFFYFVTRYEDKLPNFTSGDMLGNTAFPGLQPWALNQYLAWNAMDPVSPEEIARNNASYTYQGNRNPFIDHPEYVSQIWGSPVIDNQAPTAATNLITNNPTSNSIAVSWTAATDNVGVTTYQVYANGTLKATVSGTTTATIISGLAPLTQYTFYVIAKDAFGNSSPQSTTATETTLDVPAGGGSCGTEDFEMITGAANTYLTATWTNNGISWTATDARVDQTINNKAITIRNGNLTSSALSSGIQNLTLTTQLKFSGSAGNINVFVNDVNVGTIPYSNVATTTTIYNINVSGNVVIKLTNSSNSNRVALDDLSWTCFGTLGTAETQKDKSEFTIYPNPVRNNELFVKGENLSKISKADIYDLSGKLIETIANPFKHSNKINLKGAVKGTYILKTDNFSTKFIVD; this is translated from the coding sequence ATGAAACGAATTTTATCTTTTTTTCTCTTAAGTCTGACATTTATCAGCGGTTTTGCACAAGCTCCCGCAGGATATTACAACCAGCCAGCAGGGTTAACAGGAGCTGCTCTAAAAACAGCTCTTAAAACCATCATCACCAATGGACATGTAGATCATGGCTATGGTGGTTTATGGACAGGCTATGCTACCACTGACCGTGATTATTTTTATGAAAATGACGGAACCATTCTGGATATTTATTCTGAAAATCCAAATGGACCGGATCAATATAATTTCATCCTGGGAACCAATCAATGTGGATCTAATGGCTACTCTAATGAAGGTGACTGCTACAACAGAGAGCACGTCATTCCACAGAGTTTATTCAACAGTGCTTCTCCTATGGTAGCTGATATTCATTTTATACGTGCTACAGATGGAAAAGTAAACGGAATGAGATCCAACTACCCTTTTGGAATCGTTGGCAACACTTCTTTCACTTCTAAAAACGGATCAAAATTAGGCACATCCGTATCTGCAGGATACTCAGGTACTGTATTTGAGCCTATTGATGCTTTCAAAGGAGATATTGCCAGAATGTTCTTTTATTTCGTTACAAGATACGAAGACAAACTTCCCAATTTCACTTCTGGTGATATGCTTGGCAACACAGCATTTCCGGGGCTACAGCCCTGGGCGCTTAATCAATATTTAGCATGGAACGCAATGGATCCTGTATCTCCGGAAGAAATTGCAAGAAATAATGCTTCTTATACTTACCAGGGAAACAGAAACCCTTTCATTGATCACCCTGAATATGTTTCTCAAATCTGGGGATCTCCGGTAATTGATAACCAGGCACCTACAGCAGCAACCAACCTTATTACCAACAACCCTACTTCAAACTCTATCGCTGTAAGCTGGACAGCCGCTACAGATAATGTAGGAGTAACTACTTACCAGGTTTACGCAAATGGTACATTAAAAGCTACTGTTTCCGGGACAACAACAGCTACTATTATATCAGGATTAGCTCCACTTACTCAATATACATTCTACGTGATTGCTAAAGATGCTTTCGGAAACTCTTCTCCACAAAGTACAACAGCTACAGAAACTACTCTTGACGTTCCTGCCGGAGGCGGAAGCTGTGGAACGGAAGATTTTGAAATGATCACCGGTGCAGCAAATACTTACCTTACAGCAACCTGGACCAATAATGGAATTTCGTGGACTGCAACGGATGCAAGAGTTGATCAGACTATCAACAATAAAGCCATCACAATCAGAAATGGCAACTTAACAAGTTCTGCACTTTCAAGCGGAATCCAGAATTTAACTTTAACAACACAGCTGAAATTCAGCGGAAGCGCTGGCAATATCAATGTTTTTGTAAACGATGTTAATGTAGGAACTATTCCTTACAGTAATGTTGCAACAACTACTACCATTTACAATATCAACGTAAGCGGAAATGTTGTCATTAAGCTGACAAACTCTTCTAATTCCAACAGAGTTGCTCTGGATGACCTTAGCTGGACGTGTTTCGGTACATTAGGAACTGCAGAAACCCAAAAAGATAAATCAGAATTCACCATCTACCCTAACCCTGTAAGAAACAATGAATTATTTGTAAAAGGAGAAAACCTGAGCAAAATTTCAAAAGCTGATATCTATGATCTTTCCGGAAAATTGATTGAAACTATTGCTAATCCTTTCAAACATTCAAACAAGATCAACCTTAAAGGTGCTGTAAAAGGAACTTACATCCTGAAAACAGATAATTTCTCTACTAAATTTATTGTAGATTAA